The following coding sequences are from one Methanohalophilus halophilus window:
- the aroA gene encoding 3-phosphoshikimate 1-carboxyvinyltransferase encodes MRVKISRTSVEGEVFAPPSKSYTHRAITIGSLSEKCVVRRPLISEDTKATIRACKMLGAQINEEKGDLFIEGVKGKPHIPEDVIDVGNSGTTLRFMTAVASLVDGVSILTGDNSLRTRPNGPLIEVLRDLGVEVISTLNNGCAPLVVKGGLKGAIAKIDGSISSQFISALLIACPLTRQSTTLSIKGELRSKPYVNVTLEILRKAGAEIFEDSNHNIKFIIPPNQNYNLRDYLVPGDFSSASYLLAAAAMTSSRVVVKNMFPSQQGDMAIIDILKQMGAGVSWDKENGVVTVNGHDLKGVRVDAAATPDLVPTIAVLGAVAEGQTVIENAEHVRYKETDRLHAMAVELKKMGVSVKEDQDQLTIKGGKLKGGDLHGWHDHRIVMALTIAGMVAGDTTVDTAESIFISYPNFFDDVRSLGADVVVNKQ; translated from the coding sequence ATGAGGGTAAAAATCAGTCGTACCAGTGTGGAGGGTGAAGTTTTTGCACCTCCTTCAAAAAGTTACACGCACAGGGCAATCACTATTGGTTCCCTTTCTGAGAAATGTGTTGTTCGCAGACCTCTCATTTCGGAAGACACCAAGGCTACGATCCGTGCATGTAAAATGCTTGGCGCACAGATTAATGAGGAGAAAGGGGACCTTTTTATTGAGGGGGTAAAAGGGAAACCTCACATCCCTGAAGATGTAATTGACGTTGGTAATTCGGGTACAACACTGCGTTTCATGACTGCTGTGGCATCCCTTGTGGACGGTGTATCGATTCTTACGGGTGACAATTCCCTGCGAACCAGGCCAAATGGTCCCCTTATTGAAGTTTTGCGTGATCTGGGTGTGGAAGTAATATCCACTCTGAATAACGGTTGTGCTCCCCTTGTAGTTAAAGGAGGATTGAAAGGAGCAATTGCCAAGATAGATGGCTCCATCAGTTCCCAATTCATCTCCGCACTTTTGATAGCATGTCCCCTCACAAGACAGAGTACCACTCTTTCAATAAAAGGTGAGCTTCGTTCAAAACCCTATGTCAATGTCACTCTCGAAATACTGCGTAAGGCCGGAGCTGAAATATTTGAAGATAGTAACCATAATATCAAATTCATAATTCCTCCCAATCAAAATTACAATTTAAGGGATTATCTGGTCCCAGGAGACTTTTCATCTGCATCATATTTACTGGCCGCTGCCGCAATGACCAGCTCCAGGGTAGTTGTGAAGAACATGTTCCCTTCCCAACAGGGTGATATGGCTATAATTGACATACTCAAGCAAATGGGTGCGGGAGTATCCTGGGATAAAGAAAACGGTGTGGTAACGGTTAATGGGCATGATCTTAAAGGTGTACGGGTGGATGCTGCAGCAACGCCGGACCTTGTGCCAACCATAGCAGTCCTGGGTGCTGTTGCTGAAGGACAAACCGTGATAGAGAACGCCGAACATGTCAGGTACAAGGAAACTGACAGGCTACATGCCATGGCTGTAGAACTCAAGAAGATGGGTGTTTCTGTAAAAGAAGACCAGGACCAACTGACAATAAAAGGGGGTAAACTTAAAGGTGGTGACCTGCACGGCTGGCATGATCATCGTATCGTAATGGCACTTACGATTGCCGGTATGGTTGCGGGTGATACAACCGTGGATACGGCAGAATCGATATTTATCTCCTATCCCAATTTCTTTGATGATGTCAGGTCCCTGGGTGCTGATGTTGTTGTGAATAAACAGTGA
- a CDS encoding thymidylate synthase: MVHNTPIGRIIKADTISDAWYRGLNIIWNHGENVTDERGSKIKEFMNLMIVIDDPYSNEIPADISWNQERLDEYAKQLITGENPQDFEYTYGQRLRNWDERVDQISYIIDKLKNSNTTRRATAVTWIPYIDTEVDEVPCMILDDFKVRNNRVHMTTLFRSHDFAGAYPANLYGLSQLLKYVAQNAGYETGTITTISVSAHIYEHDWDRIEKIVTGVC, from the coding sequence ATGGTTCACAATACGCCCATAGGACGAATAATTAAGGCCGATACAATCAGCGATGCATGGTATCGGGGACTCAATATAATATGGAATCACGGGGAAAATGTAACTGATGAAAGAGGCAGCAAAATCAAGGAATTCATGAATCTTATGATTGTTATCGATGATCCTTATTCCAATGAGATACCTGCTGACATTTCCTGGAATCAGGAACGTCTGGATGAATATGCAAAACAGCTGATTACGGGGGAAAATCCTCAGGACTTCGAATATACTTATGGGCAGCGATTACGCAACTGGGATGAGCGGGTGGACCAGATCTCCTATATAATTGATAAACTTAAAAACAGTAATACCACTCGCAGGGCAACTGCTGTAACATGGATACCATACATTGATACTGAAGTTGATGAAGTGCCATGTATGATTCTCGATGATTTCAAAGTCCGGAACAATCGGGTTCATATGACCACTCTTTTTCGCAGTCATGATTTCGCAGGAGCCTATCCTGCAAACCTTTACGGTCTTTCACAGCTTCTAAAATATGTGGCACAGAATGCCGGTTATGAAACAGGTACTATTACAACGATCAGTGTATCTGCACATATCTATGAACATGACTGGGACCGTATTGAAAAGATTGTAACAGGAGTGTGCTAA
- a CDS encoding DUF488 domain-containing protein, protein MEDQRICYTVGYGNSIFSEFLNRLLDNAIKIVVDVRSYPQSQRPEFNAENLKIKLPENEIVYCHYPLLGGMGKRSYTEYMKSADFRKGFSDLLYQINRKSDNDTKIALMCAEKNPRNCHRRHIADRLEKEGIKVIHLTEPGQASLTF, encoded by the coding sequence ATGGAAGACCAGCGAATATGCTATACTGTTGGTTATGGAAATAGCATTTTTAGTGAATTCCTGAATAGATTACTGGACAATGCCATAAAAATAGTTGTGGATGTACGCAGTTATCCACAATCACAGCGTCCGGAATTCAATGCAGAAAACCTGAAAATTAAACTCCCAGAGAATGAAATTGTCTATTGTCACTACCCTTTGCTTGGTGGGATGGGCAAGCGTTCTTATACAGAATATATGAAAAGTGCAGACTTCAGGAAAGGGTTTTCAGACCTATTATACCAGATAAACAGGAAATCAGACAACGATACAAAGATCGCTCTTATGTGTGCAGAAAAGAATCCACGCAACTGCCATCGCAGGCATATTGCAGATAGACTTGAAAAAGAGGGGATAAAGGTGATACACCTGACCGAACCCGGACAGGCATCCCTCACCTTTTAA
- the htpX gene encoding zinc metalloprotease HtpX — protein sequence MKNMLKTTVLLATLTGLLVMVGSYWGTGGMLVAFAFAILMNFGTYWYSDKIVLKMYKAKEVTEAEAPQLYRIVHNLAYNAGLPMPRVYIVETSMPNAFATGRNPEHAAVAVTTGIMNILNSEEIEGVLAHELAHVRNRDTLISAIAATIAGVITLVATWAQWAAIFGGLGGRDGEGNNIIGFLALVIVAPLAATIIRLAISRSREFAADSEGARISKNPRALASALSKLEKGASNYRQSPKDVKASESTAHMFIVNPIRKSTLANLFRTHPTTEERIKRLENMH from the coding sequence ATGAAGAACATGCTTAAAACTACAGTATTACTTGCAACACTCACGGGTCTGCTTGTAATGGTTGGTTCATACTGGGGTACAGGAGGAATGCTGGTTGCTTTTGCTTTTGCTATCCTCATGAATTTCGGTACCTACTGGTATAGTGACAAGATTGTGCTTAAAATGTACAAGGCAAAAGAAGTTACAGAAGCCGAAGCTCCACAGCTGTATCGGATAGTGCATAATCTTGCTTATAATGCCGGCCTTCCAATGCCGCGGGTTTATATTGTGGAGACATCCATGCCCAATGCTTTTGCTACAGGCAGGAATCCTGAGCATGCTGCCGTGGCAGTGACTACAGGTATTATGAATATCCTGAATTCAGAGGAGATCGAAGGTGTTCTGGCTCATGAACTTGCCCATGTCAGAAACAGGGATACACTTATCAGTGCAATAGCTGCAACAATTGCAGGTGTGATCACCCTCGTTGCCACATGGGCCCAGTGGGCAGCAATATTTGGCGGACTCGGCGGACGTGACGGTGAAGGCAATAATATCATAGGCTTTCTGGCTCTTGTAATCGTTGCTCCCCTTGCAGCTACGATTATACGTCTTGCAATTTCCCGGTCCCGTGAATTTGCAGCGGATTCAGAAGGGGCTCGTATTTCCAAAAACCCACGGGCTCTTGCAAGTGCTCTTTCTAAACTTGAGAAGGGTGCAAGCAATTACAGGCAAAGTCCCAAAGATGTGAAGGCATCTGAAAGTACGGCTCACATGTTTATCGTAAATCCGATAAGGAAAAGTACGCTTGCAAACCTTTTCCGCACACACCCTACAACAGAAGAGCGTATAAAACGCCTGGAAAATATGCATTAA
- a CDS encoding DUF5667 domain-containing protein, whose product MKKIIVSILIMFLLSGAASAQPELPEPGILPDSPFYGPKKVIEGIGDVFAFSEEAKVERALDHAELRLAEAEAMADKGKPEYINDLTREYGENINKSTEIAASSPPGDEKEQLAERISNATSQHINVLDGVQERVPDQAKEKIADARERSIRGNQEALKALAQENPERSAEIAMEIADSRLKEANESAQEGNAEGVAEASEEYQEYARFGQEISAIAQEAGKDPSKANEIVAKATSVHLNVLEDVKQKVPEKARASIQDAIEQSEKGREAATSELEERGLAVPGISEDTDSPSGVIEERNNTKAEDGNESGIPVEDI is encoded by the coding sequence ATGAAGAAAATAATTGTATCAATATTGATAATGTTCTTGTTGAGTGGTGCAGCTTCTGCACAACCAGAATTACCTGAACCAGGGATATTGCCTGATAGTCCATTTTATGGGCCAAAGAAAGTAATTGAAGGTATCGGGGATGTTTTTGCATTTAGTGAAGAAGCCAAGGTTGAGAGGGCACTGGATCATGCAGAATTAAGGTTGGCTGAAGCCGAGGCGATGGCTGATAAAGGAAAGCCTGAATACATAAACGATCTTACCAGGGAATATGGTGAGAATATCAATAAGTCAACCGAAATTGCAGCTTCATCACCCCCTGGTGATGAAAAAGAACAATTAGCAGAACGTATTTCGAATGCAACTTCTCAACATATAAATGTACTTGATGGTGTACAGGAAAGAGTCCCAGATCAGGCAAAAGAAAAGATCGCTGATGCAAGGGAGAGGTCCATAAGAGGAAACCAGGAAGCATTAAAGGCATTGGCGCAAGAAAACCCGGAGAGATCTGCTGAAATAGCAATGGAAATTGCGGACAGTCGGTTGAAAGAGGCAAATGAATCTGCACAAGAAGGGAATGCAGAAGGAGTTGCTGAAGCATCTGAAGAGTATCAGGAATATGCACGGTTTGGACAAGAGATATCAGCTATTGCACAGGAAGCTGGTAAAGATCCCTCTAAAGCCAACGAAATTGTTGCGAAAGCAACATCAGTACACCTGAATGTTCTCGAAGATGTAAAGCAAAAAGTTCCTGAAAAGGCCAGAGCATCGATACAGGATGCAATAGAGCAATCAGAAAAGGGCAGAGAGGCTGCTACATCTGAATTGGAAGAAAGAGGATTAGCAGTTCCTGGTATATCAGAGGATACAGACAGTCCTTCAGGTGTTATTGAAGAAAGAAATAATACGAAAGCAGAGGATGGTAATGAATCGGGTATCCCTGTAGAGGATATTTGA
- a CDS encoding helix-turn-helix transcriptional regulator, with the protein MSNKQLRIATIILLCTLMLGNCAAAEETATVHGSLYNWYTLEPQENVILEINTTPAQTVVASNGIYAFTLESGSYLIIARGYENGTLTAYSEEEITIKRQGDYVIDILLYPAYEENIGDLNDTELNNLTESVEEGTRIVEETSDDKDNSSYLLIFIIPLLIIAVYFYRHNREEYNQNPVTTIPDIPDAEQTPEVAPANEIPQEIKPAEKDKKEEEVPADLKEILTIIKKAGGRITQKDLRQKLNCSEAKASLMIADLQRRGLIDKFKKGRGNILILKN; encoded by the coding sequence GTGAGTAATAAACAACTTCGAATAGCCACAATTATTCTTCTGTGCACACTGATGTTGGGTAACTGTGCAGCCGCTGAAGAAACTGCAACCGTTCACGGCTCACTGTATAACTGGTACACTTTAGAACCACAGGAAAATGTTATACTCGAGATCAATACTACTCCTGCACAAACAGTTGTGGCCAGCAATGGAATATATGCATTCACACTGGAGTCTGGTTCATACCTCATAATAGCCAGAGGGTATGAAAACGGTACACTTACAGCTTACTCCGAAGAAGAAATTACAATTAAAAGGCAAGGAGATTACGTAATCGACATCCTCCTTTATCCGGCATATGAAGAAAACATTGGTGATCTCAACGATACTGAACTAAACAATTTGACAGAATCTGTAGAAGAAGGTACAAGGATAGTTGAAGAAACATCTGATGATAAGGATAACTCCTCCTACCTCTTAATATTCATAATTCCACTACTTATTATTGCAGTTTATTTTTACCGGCACAACAGGGAAGAATATAATCAAAACCCTGTTACAACCATTCCGGATATCCCCGATGCTGAACAGACCCCTGAGGTGGCACCAGCAAATGAAATTCCTCAAGAAATAAAGCCAGCAGAGAAGGACAAAAAAGAAGAGGAAGTGCCCGCAGACCTGAAAGAAATCCTAACAATAATAAAAAAAGCCGGAGGAAGAATCACCCAGAAAGACCTCAGGCAGAAACTTAATTGTTCAGAGGCAAAAGCAAGCCTGATGATCGCAGATCTGCAGAGAAGAGGACTCATTGACAAGTTCAAAAAGGGAAGAGGAAACATACTGATATTGAAAAATTAA
- a CDS encoding amino acid-binding protein translates to MRVSMDIELKDTPGQLLCALTPISELRGNLKSIVHHHEERTPRGTIPVQLVFEAEPDNLDAIIEKLKENGIGISRVDEKRLIEEGAVILIGHIVHTDIQDTIDRIDRTGYAEVVDISLSMPHINTTSSASLKICAVGIKELHDAISILKDVAEKKDLLVVEPIRAEFS, encoded by the coding sequence ATGAGAGTTTCAATGGATATAGAACTGAAAGACACACCAGGTCAGCTCCTTTGCGCTCTGACACCCATATCAGAATTACGCGGGAACCTGAAATCAATTGTCCATCACCATGAAGAAAGGACACCTAGAGGCACCATTCCAGTACAGCTCGTTTTTGAAGCCGAACCTGATAATCTCGATGCAATTATAGAAAAACTGAAAGAAAATGGTATCGGAATCAGCAGAGTAGATGAAAAAAGATTGATCGAAGAAGGAGCAGTCATCCTGATAGGCCACATTGTCCATACCGATATCCAGGATACTATCGACCGCATTGACAGGACCGGATACGCAGAAGTTGTGGATATTTCCCTTTCCATGCCCCACATAAACACCACTTCATCTGCTTCCCTGAAGATCTGTGCTGTTGGGATAAAGGAACTGCATGACGCAATTAGCATACTCAAAGATGTTGCAGAGAAAAAAGACCTGCTTGTTGTTGAGCCCATAAGGGCAGAATTTTCGTGA
- a CDS encoding homoserine dehydrogenase, whose amino-acid sequence MKIIRASIIGFGSVGQGVAQVFLQKKEEIQKKGFDLKVVAVADSRSAAIDEKGLDLEKVLKSKKENGQVGTETLSGLEVIRNVEHEVVIETTPTDIETGGVGLDNMLTAFGKRMDVVTSNKGPLALKYGELAEVAQKNNAKFRFEATVGGAMPAINLIRDTLAGNSIISIEGILNGTCNYILTRMMEEHASYEQMLAESQELGIAETDPTYDVEGIDAACKLVILANYVFGMKATYHDVDVKGITSITPEALSLAQSEGYVIKQIGEVKDGFIQTSPRLVPESHPLAVGGTLNVVSVQTDLAGTVTSTGRGAGSIETASAILSDLISIYRED is encoded by the coding sequence ATGAAAATTATTCGTGCATCAATAATCGGTTTTGGTTCTGTAGGACAGGGAGTAGCTCAGGTATTCCTCCAGAAAAAAGAGGAGATTCAAAAAAAGGGTTTTGACCTGAAAGTTGTTGCTGTGGCCGATTCCAGAAGTGCTGCTATCGATGAAAAAGGCCTTGATCTTGAAAAGGTTCTCAAGAGTAAAAAGGAAAATGGCCAGGTGGGAACAGAAACACTTAGCGGCCTGGAAGTTATCAGGAATGTAGAACATGAAGTTGTCATTGAAACCACCCCTACCGACATTGAAACCGGAGGAGTGGGCCTGGACAACATGTTGACAGCTTTTGGAAAGAGAATGGATGTGGTCACATCCAACAAAGGTCCCCTGGCCCTCAAATACGGGGAACTTGCAGAAGTTGCCCAAAAAAACAATGCTAAATTCAGGTTTGAAGCAACTGTCGGGGGTGCCATGCCAGCAATAAACCTGATACGTGATACCCTTGCCGGCAACTCAATTATCAGTATTGAAGGAATCCTGAATGGAACCTGTAATTACATCTTAACAAGGATGATGGAAGAGCACGCATCATATGAACAGATGCTTGCAGAATCCCAGGAGCTCGGCATTGCTGAAACCGATCCAACGTATGATGTGGAAGGAATCGATGCTGCCTGTAAACTTGTAATTCTTGCAAACTATGTATTCGGAATGAAAGCAACATACCATGACGTGGATGTAAAGGGTATTACCAGCATTACCCCCGAAGCTCTCTCCCTGGCTCAATCCGAAGGATATGTTATCAAGCAAATCGGAGAAGTGAAGGACGGATTTATCCAAACTTCACCACGTCTTGTTCCGGAAAGCCATCCACTTGCTGTTGGGGGAACCCTCAACGTTGTATCGGTGCAGACCGATCTTGCAGGCACAGTCACCTCAACTGGCAGAGGTGCAGGTTCTATCGAGACCGCAAGTGCAATCCTGAGTGACCTTATATCCATTTACAGGGAAGATTGA
- a CDS encoding ATP-dependent DNA ligase: MTSFEYFANTCASIEQIPGSLEMTDVIAKLLKKVTIEELPVVTHFIMGSVFPAWSDRQMGVGNRLLYTALSKSSGVSEEEIENIIRKTGDIGETAVQALSSNPAGQSTFSAFIEERPGMEIKEVYERFTHIADTTGKRSQGTKIKNLQYLFNSATPIEARYLARLAIEQLRIGVGEGIVRDAISKAFETDVAAVERAFMLTNDLGLVAVAACNGGNEEVQKLDIQLNRPVKMMLAQVTPSIQSALNDLGEVAVEWKFDGARVQIHKEGDNIHIFSRRLENVTSSLPDVVKAVQENVNADTAILEGEAVAIGEDGKPRAFQDILKRFRRKYDVEAIAKAIPLKLNLFDVLYLNGESLIDNPLRKRRELLFQNVQGSDMILVDRQVITDNEEEIEEIYADALRGGHEGIMIKKPDAPYSPGKRGKNWLKKKPLMETLDLVVIGAEWGYGRRANLIGSYALGCYDPDTGKFPAIGKVATGITDEKLAELTTLFSDLIVYESGRKIELKPEIVFEIAFEEIQKSPNYESGYALRFPRLVNVRDDKSPEEAESLERIGEIYHSQRS; encoded by the coding sequence GTGACCTCTTTTGAATATTTTGCAAATACATGTGCAAGTATCGAACAGATCCCAGGTTCACTGGAAATGACCGATGTGATTGCAAAACTCCTAAAAAAGGTCACAATTGAAGAACTTCCTGTTGTGACCCATTTTATAATGGGTTCGGTTTTTCCTGCCTGGAGTGACAGGCAGATGGGTGTCGGGAACAGGCTCCTATATACCGCCCTGTCAAAATCATCAGGGGTTTCAGAGGAGGAAATAGAAAATATCATCCGTAAAACCGGGGATATAGGGGAAACAGCAGTACAGGCCCTGTCCTCCAATCCTGCCGGACAGTCCACATTCTCAGCATTTATTGAAGAAAGACCCGGCATGGAGATCAAAGAAGTTTATGAAAGGTTCACCCATATTGCAGATACTACAGGGAAACGTTCCCAAGGTACCAAAATAAAAAATCTACAGTACCTTTTCAATTCGGCAACCCCTATAGAGGCACGTTATCTGGCCCGGCTTGCTATCGAACAGCTACGTATTGGTGTGGGAGAAGGAATCGTCAGGGACGCGATATCCAAAGCTTTTGAAACTGATGTAGCCGCAGTCGAGCGGGCATTCATGCTGACAAACGACCTGGGACTTGTTGCCGTTGCAGCCTGCAATGGTGGCAATGAAGAAGTACAGAAACTTGACATCCAGCTGAATCGCCCGGTAAAAATGATGCTGGCACAGGTAACACCCAGTATCCAGTCAGCCCTGAATGACCTCGGAGAAGTTGCTGTAGAATGGAAGTTTGACGGGGCAAGGGTGCAGATACATAAAGAAGGAGATAACATACATATATTCTCCCGCAGGCTTGAGAATGTAACATCCTCCCTGCCCGATGTAGTAAAAGCAGTGCAGGAAAATGTGAATGCAGACACGGCCATTCTAGAAGGAGAAGCAGTGGCAATTGGAGAGGATGGCAAACCCCGGGCATTCCAGGACATACTTAAGCGGTTCAGAAGAAAATATGACGTTGAAGCAATTGCAAAAGCAATCCCTCTCAAACTAAACCTCTTTGACGTGCTCTACCTTAACGGGGAAAGCCTGATAGACAACCCTCTCAGGAAAAGAAGAGAGTTATTGTTCCAGAATGTCCAGGGCAGTGACATGATACTTGTAGACAGGCAGGTAATTACCGATAATGAGGAAGAAATAGAGGAAATCTATGCAGATGCCCTCAGGGGAGGGCATGAAGGAATAATGATTAAAAAGCCCGATGCACCTTATTCCCCTGGTAAAAGGGGCAAGAATTGGCTCAAGAAAAAACCACTCATGGAAACCCTGGACCTTGTAGTTATCGGTGCTGAGTGGGGATATGGACGGCGGGCAAACCTGATTGGTTCCTATGCACTTGGTTGTTATGATCCGGACACAGGGAAATTCCCTGCTATTGGTAAGGTTGCCACCGGGATTACAGACGAAAAACTGGCAGAACTTACCACTCTTTTTTCTGATTTGATTGTTTATGAATCGGGCAGAAAAATAGAATTAAAACCCGAAATTGTCTTTGAGATTGCTTTTGAAGAGATACAAAAGAGTCCCAATTATGAATCCGGATATGCCCTGCGTTTTCCCAGGCTTGTTAATGTGAGAGATGATAAATCCCCTGAAGAAGCAGAGAGCCTGGAAAGGATTGGGGAGATATACCACTCCCAGAGATCCTGA
- the hmgA gene encoding hydroxymethylglutaryl-CoA reductase (NADPH): MNPENQLSMEEEKLLGQLVSGDLSMHRLDKHVEKDRAVLLRRMALERIRDIQLEHIGSFSINANEAGKRNIENMIGAVQVPLGIAGPVKIRGEFAQGDYYLPLATTEGALVASVNRGCSAISVSGGTVVRVFNEVMTRAPVFRMNDINHAKEFVDWIKDGDVFGQLQNKASETTRFGKLTGVEPYVLGNNVYLRFEFDTKDAMGMNMVTIATQAIVDLISDEFGVYPVSLSGNMCSDKKPAAINNIKGRGKTVVVEVELTAEIVEKKLKTTPQAMEEVNYRKNLLGSARAQSLGFNAHAANIIAAMYIACGQDPAHVVEGSSAITTMDVTKYGSLYCTVTLPALQLGTVGGGTKIGTQAECLGLLGVAGGSDVPGANSKKLAEIIASAVLAGEISLVGAQAAGHLARAHAELGR, encoded by the coding sequence ATGAATCCGGAAAATCAACTTTCTATGGAAGAAGAGAAATTATTGGGCCAACTTGTAAGTGGCGATCTTTCAATGCATCGTTTGGACAAACATGTCGAAAAAGATAGGGCTGTGCTCCTTCGCAGAATGGCTCTGGAAAGAATTAGAGATATACAATTGGAACATATTGGTAGTTTCAGTATAAATGCAAATGAAGCAGGTAAGCGCAATATTGAAAATATGATTGGAGCGGTACAGGTTCCTCTGGGAATTGCAGGTCCCGTTAAAATAAGAGGAGAATTTGCGCAAGGGGACTATTATCTTCCTCTTGCCACGACAGAAGGGGCTCTGGTTGCTAGTGTGAATCGTGGTTGTTCAGCGATTTCTGTTTCAGGTGGCACTGTAGTGAGGGTCTTCAATGAAGTGATGACCAGGGCGCCTGTGTTCAGGATGAATGATATTAATCACGCAAAAGAATTTGTTGACTGGATAAAAGACGGGGACGTTTTTGGACAACTTCAAAATAAAGCTTCTGAAACAACACGATTTGGTAAACTTACCGGTGTTGAACCATATGTCCTGGGTAACAATGTTTATCTGCGTTTTGAATTTGACACCAAGGATGCTATGGGAATGAATATGGTAACGATTGCTACCCAGGCGATTGTGGACCTGATTAGTGATGAGTTTGGTGTGTATCCGGTGTCGCTCTCCGGAAACATGTGCTCCGACAAAAAACCCGCAGCTATCAATAACATCAAGGGCCGGGGTAAAACTGTGGTTGTTGAAGTTGAGTTAACTGCTGAAATTGTAGAAAAGAAATTAAAGACCACTCCGCAAGCAATGGAAGAGGTGAATTACAGGAAAAATCTTCTGGGTTCAGCACGTGCCCAGTCCCTGGGATTCAATGCCCATGCGGCCAATATTATCGCTGCCATGTATATTGCCTGTGGCCAGGATCCTGCTCATGTTGTTGAGGGTAGCAGTGCGATAACTACAATGGATGTCACAAAATATGGCTCCCTTTATTGTACCGTGACCCTGCCGGCATTACAACTGGGTACTGTAGGTGGAGGTACTAAAATAGGTACGCAGGCAGAATGCCTGGGTTTGCTGGGAGTTGCCGGGGGAAGTGATGTGCCCGGTGCCAATTCAAAAAAACTGGCTGAAATAATAGCATCAGCGGTACTTGCAGGAGAAATCTCTCTTGTAGGTGCACAGGCAGCCGGTCATCTGGCACGTGCCCATGCTGAACTGGGAAGATAA